In Mycteria americana isolate JAX WOST 10 ecotype Jacksonville Zoo and Gardens chromosome 5, USCA_MyAme_1.0, whole genome shotgun sequence, one DNA window encodes the following:
- the ANGEL1 gene encoding protein angel homolog 1 isoform X1, with the protein MIGTVLCYVLLPAARLLRALRDAFFTCRKNVLLAKSTSTQIEGVFAATRGRSVPEEEEALLQQWLEEGAGNLPASESIPAVGKGSVTLTSDWLEGSELLMTSLSDLNSAPEVTQCAGQQLTELHALASSEPQDHTVTELAKLPAEETVAVAGSAPWAAVVPQTDHQIAGCTAINVEVQNEDPAVLAWSLARDGETVPTEPSAWPIQDTVQFCPLPTEVPYHEILWRDWEDLSIQPCVLEQVSKNTPLFEFRVMSYNILAQDLVEQGLDLYLHCHPDILNWNYRLPNLLQEIQHWDPDVLCLQEVQENHYWEQLEPTFKEMGFACFYKRRTGTKTDGCAVCYKHCRFQLISLSPIEYFRPGLDILNRDNVGLVLLLQPLLPEGLDLKAVSPLCVANTHVLFNPRRGDIKLAQMALLLAEIDKIAKTTEGSYYPVILCGDLNSVPDSPLYKFIRNGELSYHGMPAWKVSGQEDFSQQLYSRKLLAPLWPSSLGVTDNCQYVTLCQPKKLGRRKYSRGFLLQFRFCDVACERPPQLVLLEGVTDAKPDRPAHWPKPAAMVKDPDPQPFVPRSSGVIQHGLNLTSVYSHFLPQRGRPEVTTMPMGLGATVDYIFYSAEPVENGNRGGRRLYQDGALKLLGRLSLLSEDVLLLANGLPNPFCSSDHLCLLASFGLEISSLREEFSAARPGTCLEITTSDPTPATSSASVRQLLLKLFGIKNLFSDRQESEVQECLLVSSAFCARMPFGVGDCIQT; encoded by the exons aTGATCGGCACCGTGCTCTGCTACGTGCTGCTGCCGGCGGCGCGGCTCCTCCGGGCCCTCCGAG atGCTTTCTTTACCTGTCGAAAGAATGTGCTTCTGGCGAAGAGCACGTCCACCCAGATAGAAGGTGTCTTTGCTGCGACCAGAGGAAGGTCAGTCCCAGAAGAGGAAGAAGCCCTTCTCCAGCagtggctggaggaaggagcagggaatTTGCCAGCCAGTGAAAGCATTCCAGCAGTGGGGAAAGGATCAGTTACACTCACTAGTGACTGGTTAGAAGGTTCAGAGCTATTGATGACTAGCCTCAGTGACCTGAATTCGGCTCCAGAAGTCACCCAGTGTGCTGGTCAGCAGCTCACAGAGCTACACGCCTTGGCTTCTTCAGAACCGCAAGATCATACAGTGACTGAACTGGCAAAATTACCAGCAGAGGAAACAGTGGCTGTAGCAGGCAGTGCCCCTTGGGCAGCTGTGGTGCCACAGACGGATCACCAGATAGCTGGCTGTACTGCTATCAATGTAGAAGTGCAGAATGAAGACCCAGCTGTGCTGGCCTGGAGTTTAGCACGTGATGGAGAGACAGTGCCAACAGAGCCCTCAGCCTGGCCCATTCAGGATACGGTACAATTTTGTCCTCTCCCGACAGAGGTACCCTACCATG AGATTTTATGGAGAGACTGGGAGGATCTTTCTATCCAGCCTTGTGTGCTAGAGCAGGTCTCAAAAAACACTCCTCTCTTTGAATTTCGAGTCATGTCTTACAACATCCTTGCCCAGGACCTGGTGGAGCAGGGCCTTGATCTCTATCTACACTGTCATCCAGACATCCTGAACTGGAACTACCGCCTTCCAAACCTTTTGCAGGAGATCCAGCACTGGGATCCCGAC GTTCTGTGTCTCCAGGAGGTGCAAGAGAACCATTACTGGGAACAGCTGGAACCGACGTTCAAGGAGATGG GCTTTGCATGCTTCTATAAACGGAGAACTGGGACGAAGACAGATGGCTGTGCAGTGTGCTATAAACACTGCAGGTTCCAGCTGATCAGCCTCAGCCCCATAGAATACTTCCGGCCTGGCCTGGACATCCTCAATCGGGATAATGTGGGCTTGGTGCTGCTGCTACAGCCTCTGCTCCCGGAGGGCCTAGATCTGAAGGCAGTCAGTCCTTTGTGTGTGGCCAACACTCATGTGTTGTTCAATCCCCGGCGGGGAGATATCAAACTGGCCCAGATGGCCTTGCTCCTAGCTGAGATCGACAAGATTGCAAAAACTACTGAAGGCAGCTACTATCCTGTCATCTTGTGTGGAGACCTGAACTCTGTACCTGATTCTCCACTCTACAAATTCATCCGTAACGGTGAACTTTCCTACCATGGGATGCCAGCCTGGAAG GTATCTGGTCAGGAAGACTTTTCCCAACAGTTGTATTCACGGAAACTGCTGGCACCACTGTGGCCAAGCTCACTGGGTGTAACGGACAACTGCCAATATGTCACCCTGTGCCAGCCGAAGAAACTAG gCAGACGTAAGTATAGCCGGGGCTTCCTGCTCCAGTTTCGTTTTTGCGATGTTGCCTGTGAACGACCACCGCAGCTAGTCCTCTTGGAAGGTGTAACAGATGCTAAACCAG ACCGCCCTGCACACTGGCCCAAGCCTGCTGCCATGGTGAAAGACCCTGATCCCCAGCCATTCGTCCCAAG GTCTTCAGGCGTTATCCAGCATGGCCTCAACCTGACCTCTGTCTACAGCCACTTCCTGCCACAGAGGGGACGTCCGGAGGTCACAACCATGCCCATGGGGCTTGGAGCCACTGTTGATTATATCTTCTACTCGGCAGAGCCTGTGGAGAATGGGAACAGGGGAG GTCGCAGGCTGTACCAGGATGGAGCCCTGAAGCTGCTTGGCcgcctttcccttctctctgaaGATGTCCTGTTGCTGGCAAATGGCTTACCAAATCCTTTTTGTTCATCTGATCATCTCTGCCTGCTGGCTAGCTTTGGCTTGGAGATCTCCAGCCTTAGAGAGG
- the LRRC74A gene encoding leucine-rich repeat-containing protein 74A, which translates to MGRPQAPQGFLMTAGQPLQWDSPVHRQVYEVAVNSSFTEKKKQMNLPLTGCDMENESEKDADQNEKTSNTSESPESVSLADASAEKAASAEKATQGSDTDLEVEDPEKAFAGITGAELYLEACRLMEVVPVSHFIQNLTKPYINLNHHGLGPKGVKAIAIALVSNATVTHLELEDNCILAEGAICIAEMLRENSSLQELNISNNHLDTAGAEAIASLLLDNMSYLHALQLSGNNFGEETAPYFAEALMGNYQVKELDLSHNEFYEKGGQLLGQMLASNTTLEILDLSWNHLRRKGTAALGTGLRDNGALKILNLSWNGIGNEGALALGEALKVNNVLVHLDISNNQINNEGAKKLCRGLEVNGKLKILKMANNPLTMEGATALVTSIRKNPKSMMEEINISNVLVNETFIKLLDLVCQMRPELHVIYGEVEGCIARIPKQHPNPMKVIQNYLKEHNLRLWDFFRNIDKDGNMKIPVAAFRRAMMQQSSIPLDRVQIGELVRKLDRNRTGVVDYSHLREQKPAQKPVEGEIEEEKNKEP; encoded by the exons ATGGGGCGGCCGCAGGCTCCACAGGGCTTTCTCATGACAGCTGGCCAGCCCCTGCAGTGGGATTCTCCTGTTCACAGGCA GGTCTATGAGGTGGCTGTGAACTcttcatttacagaaaagaaaaagcaaatgaaccTGCCACTCACTGGCTGTGACATGGAGAACGAGTCTGAGAAGGACGCAG ACCAGAATGAAAAGACATCCAATACCAGTGAGTCTCCAGAGTCTGTGTCGCTGGCTGATGCCTCAGCAGAGAAGGCTGCCTCAGCAGAGAAGGCCACACAAGGCTCTGACACTGACCTAGAGGTTGAAG ATCCTGAGAAGGCCTTTGCAGGCATTACGGGCGCAGAGCTGTACTTGGAAGCATGCAGGCTGATGGAGGTGGTGCCTGTCTCACACTTTATTCAGAACTTGACCAAGCCTTATATAAACCTGAACCACCATGGTCTAGGACCCAAAGGTGTCAAAGCCATTGCTATTGCTCTGGTG TCCAACGCAACTGTCACTCATCTAGAGTTGGAAGACAACTGCATTCTGGCAGAAGGAGCCATATGCATAGCAGAGATGCTACGAGAGAATTCCTCCCTTCAAGAACTG aaCATCTCCAATAACCACCTAgacacagcaggagctgaagccATTGCCAGTTTGCTTTTGGATAACATGTCCTACCTCCATGCTCTTCAGCTCTCAG GGAACAACTTTGGAGAGGAGACTGCACCATACTTTGCTGAGGCATTAATG GGCAATTACCAAGTGAAGGAGCTGGATCTCAGCCACAATGAGTTCTATGAGAAGGGAGGACAGCTCCTGGGACAGATGCTGG CCAGCAACACAACACTGGAGATTCTGGACCTGAGCTGGAACCAcctgaggaggaaggggacagcagcACTGGGCACAGGTCTCAGG GACAATGGTGCACTGAAAATACTCAACCTTTCTTGGAATGGCATTGGCAACGAGGGAGCACTGGCCCTAGGAGAAGCTCTCAAAGTCAATAATGTGCTGGTTCACCTGGACATCAGCAACAACCAGATCAACAACGAGGGAGCCAAGAAGCTCTGCAGGGGccttgaagtcaatggaaaactCAAAATCCTGAAG ATGGCAAATAATCCCCTGACCATGGAAGGTGCCACTGCACTAGTCACATCTATCAGAAAGAACCCCAAATCCATGATGGAGGAGATCAACATCTCA AATGTGTTGGTGAATGAAACTTTCATCAAGTTGCTGGATTTGGTGTGTCAAATGCGTCCTGAACTACATGTCATCTACGGTGAGGTTGAAGGCTGTATTGCCAGGATCCCCAAGCAGCATCCAAATCCCATGAAAGTGATTCAG AACTACTTGAAAGAGCACAACCTACgactttgggatttttttaggaATATTGACAAGGATGGAAACATGAAGATCCCTGTGGCAGCCTTCCGGAGAGCCATGATGCAG CAATCAAGCATTCCACTGGATCGAGTCCAAATTGGGGAACTAGTGCGCAAGTTAGACCGGAATCGGACAGGGGTTGTGGACTATAG TCACTTAAGAGAGCAGAAGCCGGCACAGAAGCCTGTGGAAGGGGAAATcgaggaggaaaagaacaaagagccataa